A window from Solanum stenotomum isolate F172 chromosome 5, ASM1918654v1, whole genome shotgun sequence encodes these proteins:
- the LOC125864001 gene encoding uncharacterized mitochondrial protein AtMg00810-like: protein MNANEKFQLKNSTDLADPSHYRSLIGGLNYLTHTRPDIMFSVSMLSRYMHSPTKQHLGAAKRVLRYIAATVDFGIWYSKDADFSLTGYSDSDWEGSIDNRKSTSGNVFNLGSGAICWSSKK from the coding sequence ATGAATGcaaatgaaaaatttcagcttAAAAATAGCACAGATCTCGCTGATCCTAGTCACTACAGAAGCTTGATCGGAGGTTTGAACTACCTAACACATACTCGTCCTGATATTATGTTTTCTGTTagtatgttgtctaggtatatgCATAGTCCTACCAAGCAGCATCTTGGTGCTGCCAAAAGAGTTTTGCGTTATATTGCTGCGACAGTTGACTTCGGGATTTGGTACTCCAAAGATGCAGATTTCAGCTTGACAGGATACAGTGATAGTGATTGGGAAGGAAGTATAGATAACAGAAAGAGTACTTCTGGAAATGTGTTCAATTTAGGATCTGGAGCGATTTGTTGGAGCTCAAAGAAGTAG
- the LOC125864865 gene encoding pectinesterase-like, whose translation MVISNTSCGNIMALFAAAAIVLCCHSQLIPETPHVVVSQDGTGDFKTITGAIHAAPNKSVQPYYIKIKQGTYREYVLIDKKKTNIVLIGEGMGITIITGNRSLYAGNKTYDTATVAVRGSGFTAQDITFRNDAGPAEYQAVALRVEADLASFYRCRFDGYQDTLYVKRNHQFYRDCEIYGTVDFICGNAKALFQNCLIEAYIPLARQYNTIIAQKREFKKDKTGIVLQNCTIKATRDLENMDNVTTYLGRPWGKYSRAVVMESYIDHFISPRGWIKWTASAKKPIVRRHPYFLEYKNRGPGAVTQGRVTWASLTTDPSIASTFTVRNFLHGDKWIPANIPYYLDFS comes from the exons ATGGTTATCTCAAATACTTCTTGCG GGAATATAATGGCGTTGTTTGCTGCTGCAGCTATTGTTTTATGTTGTCACAGTCAGTTGATCCCTGAAACACCTCACGTTGTTGTTTCTCAAGATGGGACCGGGGATTTCAAGACTATAACTGGAGCAATACATGCAGCCCCGAATAAGAGTGTCCAACCATACTATATCAAGATTAAACAAGGCACATATCGGGAATACGTtctaattgataaaaaaaagacGAATATAGTATTGATCGGAGAAGGAATGGGTATTACAATAATAACGGGTAATAGAAGCCTCTACGCCGGCAATAAAACCTATGACACTGCAACAGTGG CGGTTCGTGGGAGTGGCTTCACTGCCCAAGACATCACCTTTAGGAATGACGCTGGACCGGCAGAGTATCAAGCAGTGGCATTAAGAGTAGAAGCAGATTTGGCTTCTTTCTATAGATGTCGCTTTGATGGGTATCAAGACACTCTATATGTCAAAAGGAACCATCAATTTTACCGTGATTGTGAAATCTATGGCACGGTAGACTTTATTTGCGGTAACGCAAAGGCCTTATTCCAAAACTGCTTAATTGAAGCATACATTCCATTGGCCAGGCAGTATAACACAATCATAGCACAAAAGAGAGAGTTTAAGAAAGATAAAACCGGAATAGTGCTTCAAAATTGCACTATAAAGGCAACCCGAGATTTGGAGAATATGGATAACGTCACCACCTATTTAGGTCGACCATGGGGTAAATACTCTAGGGCAGTGGTCATGGAAAGTTACATTGACCACTTCATAAGTCCTAGAGGATGGATTAAATGGACTGCATCTGCAAAGAAACCCATTGTTCGTCGCCATCCATATTTTCTAGAGTACAAGAATAGAGGACCAGGGGCTGTTACCCAGGGACGTGTGACATGGGCATCCCTTACTACGGATCCAAGCATTGCATCAACTTTTACCGTTAGGAACTTTTTACATGGTGACAAGTGGATTCCCGCCAATATCCCATATTATTTAGACTTTTCTTAA